A genomic region of Pyrus communis chromosome 14, drPyrComm1.1, whole genome shotgun sequence contains the following coding sequences:
- the LOC137716502 gene encoding replication protein A 70 kDa DNA-binding subunit B-like, which translates to MHWFNLIELNQLHQRIDNDVELTDVFGCLTAVQPTEEITIQNTRVAKKRNLNLQNIRDETVRITLWGETATGFETSGIQALLPPVFCAFTSLKVKQYQGKPVLGST; encoded by the exons ATGCACTGGTTCAATTTAATTGAGCTTAATCAACTTCATCAGAGAATCGACAACGATGTTGAGCTTACAG ATGTGTTTGGTTGCCTAACGGCTGTGCAGCCAACTGAAGAAATCACTATCCAGAACACAAGAGTTGCAAAGAAGAGAAATCTAAACTTGCAAAACATTAG AGACGAAACAGTGAGAATAACCTTATGGGGAGAGACTGCAACAGGTTTTGAGACCAGTGGAATACAAGCACTTTTGCCACCCGTATTTTGTGCTTTCACAAGCCTGAAAGTAAAACAATACCAAG GAAAACCTGTTCTCGGAAGCACATGA